In Pseudoalteromonas sp. NC201, a single window of DNA contains:
- a CDS encoding TonB-dependent receptor plug domain-containing protein encodes MFNNKVSKAVRLALAFGAASTAAFASTAVSAEEQQAEEGESVERIQVTGSRIKRFSEVAPTPVTSITGVELVNAGITNVADLLQKLPASGVGSSPTTTTNSIFGAGINTTDLRQLGEGRTLVLVNGRRYVGASVDNPAVDLNGIPTEMIERMDVVHGGASAVYGSDAVAGVVNIILKKSQDTIDFNYKKSTPEQSGGGSEFFSFTFGDEGEKTSFITSLSYSETEQLSAEQRDFLRNPVTTLRNPDNTSDKDGLPERVLADGKWAQYGGLQTLGIYDRAGDAFLPDGHFVFGDNGELTPFATGGGPQPAPNDQHRYFGDEFANGYKFIEHQYLATPLRRFNVFSNVVNNYHEDHSMNFEISFSKASAYSESSPIFLYSTLRADNAFWHPDAKAQFAEAGYEDDDTIGVYKLAQGFGNRTYEDDRTSLNTTLSFQGVLLDDYDYEVYFSYGRNKNDTVWNGEFLEENYNNAIDAVLIDGVVRCANRNEEGELLGALDGCQPLSLFGLNGASQEAMDYVTTSASISKVKQQQIIGGVLSGYAFEMPAGGVSFALSAEHRKETGSNKPGAAMQNNLVFGNFVYGWEGSFTVDEIGLETSIPLLADAPFVESLSLELAARYMDYSSVGDNVAWKVGFNYAVNDQLRFRATKSQSVRAPSLSQIHAAGTQSFRSYRDPCDQVEIATADAEKKSNIIANCKAAGIPNPGPLESNWRPSVDWRGVTPPSVNSGNPNLKEETSDDTLFGFIYTPTEDLTLIVDYWSFDVEDAIASLGPQRVVDDCYEASSLDNTSCELVDRDPATKEISIVRNAPYNLASYALKGVDIESTYKYETEFGSFDFRLLATYLEHREFNTDVANEEYEFNPTVGEIRYPRWQGNLTIGYTYDDLYVGLIGKYRHSTVNDRKWTAEVNNYNDVPSYTEWTLNARYTVNEMIEVRAGVANLFDITPPRNPGTYDEGEFFDVYGRRLNVGLNIRF; translated from the coding sequence ATGTTTAATAATAAAGTAAGCAAAGCTGTTCGCTTAGCATTAGCTTTCGGAGCTGCATCAACAGCAGCATTCGCCAGTACAGCTGTTTCAGCTGAAGAACAGCAAGCCGAAGAAGGCGAGAGCGTTGAGCGCATCCAAGTAACTGGTTCGCGTATCAAGCGTTTTTCAGAAGTTGCACCTACTCCAGTTACTTCTATTACAGGTGTTGAGTTAGTAAACGCAGGTATTACTAACGTTGCAGACCTTCTTCAAAAACTTCCAGCTTCAGGTGTTGGTTCATCTCCAACAACTACTACAAACTCTATCTTCGGTGCTGGTATTAATACCACTGACTTACGCCAATTGGGCGAGGGTCGCACACTTGTACTTGTAAATGGTCGTCGTTATGTTGGTGCTTCTGTAGATAACCCTGCTGTAGACTTAAATGGTATCCCAACAGAAATGATCGAACGTATGGATGTTGTACACGGCGGTGCATCAGCAGTATACGGTTCTGATGCGGTTGCAGGTGTTGTAAACATTATTTTGAAGAAGTCTCAAGATACAATCGATTTTAACTATAAAAAATCTACTCCAGAACAAAGTGGCGGTGGTTCAGAATTCTTCTCATTCACTTTTGGTGATGAGGGTGAGAAAACAAGCTTTATTACAAGTTTGTCATACTCAGAAACAGAGCAATTGTCAGCAGAACAGCGTGACTTTTTACGTAACCCAGTAACGACTTTACGTAACCCAGACAACACAAGTGACAAAGATGGCTTGCCAGAGCGTGTACTTGCCGATGGTAAATGGGCGCAATACGGTGGACTTCAAACTTTAGGTATTTATGACCGTGCTGGTGATGCTTTTCTACCTGATGGTCACTTTGTATTTGGTGACAACGGGGAGCTAACTCCATTTGCGACAGGTGGAGGTCCACAGCCAGCTCCTAACGATCAACACCGTTATTTCGGTGATGAATTTGCTAATGGTTATAAATTTATTGAACACCAATATTTGGCAACGCCACTGAGACGTTTCAACGTATTTTCAAATGTTGTAAATAACTACCATGAAGACCACTCAATGAACTTTGAGATCTCATTCTCTAAGGCGAGTGCGTATTCTGAAAGTAGCCCAATTTTCTTATATAGTACCCTACGTGCGGATAACGCATTTTGGCACCCAGATGCAAAAGCACAGTTTGCAGAGGCAGGCTACGAAGATGACGACACAATCGGAGTCTATAAACTAGCTCAGGGCTTTGGTAACCGTACTTATGAAGATGATCGTACTTCATTAAACACGACGCTTTCTTTCCAAGGTGTTTTGCTAGATGACTATGATTATGAAGTCTATTTCAGCTATGGTCGTAATAAAAACGACACAGTTTGGAATGGTGAATTCCTAGAAGAAAATTACAATAACGCGATCGATGCTGTGTTGATTGATGGTGTTGTTCGTTGTGCTAACCGTAATGAAGAAGGTGAACTTTTAGGTGCGTTGGATGGTTGTCAACCGCTTAGTCTGTTTGGCTTAAACGGTGCTTCTCAAGAAGCGATGGATTATGTGACTACATCGGCTTCAATCTCGAAAGTGAAACAACAGCAAATTATCGGTGGTGTACTATCTGGCTATGCGTTCGAAATGCCAGCCGGTGGCGTATCGTTTGCACTTAGTGCAGAGCACAGGAAAGAAACTGGTTCTAACAAACCAGGAGCAGCGATGCAAAATAACCTAGTATTTGGTAACTTTGTATATGGCTGGGAAGGATCTTTCACGGTTGATGAGATTGGTCTAGAGACTTCAATCCCTCTACTAGCAGACGCGCCATTTGTTGAGTCGTTGAGCCTAGAGCTTGCAGCTCGTTACATGGACTACTCGTCTGTAGGTGATAATGTTGCTTGGAAGGTTGGTTTTAACTATGCGGTAAATGACCAGTTACGTTTCCGTGCGACTAAATCGCAGTCAGTTCGTGCTCCTTCATTATCACAAATTCATGCAGCAGGTACTCAGTCATTTAGGTCGTATAGAGATCCATGTGACCAAGTTGAAATTGCAACCGCTGATGCTGAAAAGAAATCGAATATTATCGCAAACTGTAAAGCCGCGGGTATCCCTAACCCAGGTCCTTTAGAGTCAAATTGGAGACCATCTGTTGATTGGCGTGGTGTTACACCTCCAAGTGTGAATTCTGGTAATCCAAATCTAAAAGAAGAGACTTCTGACGATACATTGTTTGGTTTTATCTATACACCGACAGAAGACTTAACGTTAATTGTTGATTACTGGAGCTTCGATGTAGAAGACGCTATTGCATCTCTAGGTCCGCAGCGTGTGGTAGACGATTGTTACGAGGCATCGAGCCTTGATAACACATCTTGCGAGTTAGTAGACCGTGACCCAGCGACCAAAGAGATCTCAATTGTACGTAATGCACCATATAACTTAGCGTCTTATGCACTTAAAGGTGTTGATATCGAGTCAACATATAAGTATGAAACTGAGTTTGGTTCATTTGATTTCCGTCTACTTGCTACATACTTAGAGCACCGTGAGTTTAATACTGACGTTGCGAACGAAGAGTATGAATTTAACCCAACAGTTGGCGAAATTAGATACCCTCGCTGGCAAGGTAACTTGACGATTGGCTACACATACGATGATTTGTATGTTGGTCTAATTGGTAAGTATCGTCATTCGACAGTAAACGATAGAAAGTGGACTGCTGAAGTCAATAACTACAATGACGTTCCTTCATATACTGAGTGGACATTGAATGCTCGCTATACAGTTAATGAAATGATTGAGGTCCGTGCTGGTGTAGCTAACCTATTTGATATTACACCACCGAGAAATCCAGGAACATATGATGAAGGTGAGTTCTTTGATGTTTACGGCCGTCGTCTAAACGTTGGTCTTAATATCCGATTCTAA
- a CDS encoding TonB-dependent receptor domain-containing protein produces the protein MLNNKLTKAIRLAIAFGGASAAVFATNVVAEEEGAKSVERIEVTGSRLKRTDLESTAPITVIGGEALGDMGISNVGEFVQSNPVMSGSPATTTRNNGGSGGVFVELRGLGSERTLVLINGRKPVSADFQNIPAAMIDRIEILKDGASVAYGSSAMAGVVNIITKKELTGVEVKATTSWYDMFSGGKEQSFQLVGGKEFDAGHITVGFDYTKQDPIYQGDVKDVNFFQYPWQVLSEEGAKSFYENGLIPDGDNANVFILGSGSTPCGNFYVEGKGNFTNDKCPSGGDGKPSLSDMRPFVGGGEVNDTYNYNPVNLMQTPFEVVNFFVDTSFELNDDLVVYTETRINKRTSKQELAAVPFDTAYDPGYVVTLSNGSTANGVSADNYYNPFGEDVYRSRRRMLEGGRYFEQDYVRFQQVAGLKGAINDNWQFDAYYNYGANSLQDTDFGQLYGPHLAKALGPSFKDDAGNVVCGTPDAPISDCVSLNVFGGPGTVTQEMLDYITAPLGDHYNDSFHQVRVDVFGELFEVPAGYVSSAFGLEYYTTEFEQVNDSGKFFDSVTGNTSKPLTGLSKNYTAASAEFLIPLVRDLGVESADLTLGARYDDFSTTGSNFSWMAKIESNIFDGLKFRANYSEVYREPTLSDLYSPELDSFESASDPCSAANIGGLSAAGQAKCLEMGAPAGGHNSADAQVRTRLGGNTGVQSEEGETFTIGFVWAPDFVENLGVTIDYWDINIEGKIGSLATDDILQGCYAGLIEDMCAKISRGFDGSVDRVDSRTTNLQSMTARGIDLDVNYSFDTDFGAFVASVSWTHFLERGEENFDGETGTFIVEDLVGRFEDDTSYFEDKILFNLRYDLDNLRVVWAANYQSGLEYGDLTYIKRDNYDSLAGLVAKVDSYVYHDLTAQYSFDTNTTVQAGIRNLTDELPPYIETAFNANTDESNFKLFGRQFFLGVTQKF, from the coding sequence ATGCTAAACAATAAGTTAACTAAGGCGATTCGCTTAGCGATCGCGTTTGGTGGCGCTAGCGCTGCCGTGTTTGCAACCAATGTAGTTGCAGAAGAAGAAGGCGCGAAAAGCGTTGAGCGTATTGAAGTTACAGGTTCTCGCTTAAAGCGCACCGACCTTGAATCTACTGCCCCAATTACTGTTATCGGCGGCGAAGCGCTTGGCGATATGGGTATCAGTAACGTTGGTGAATTTGTTCAATCAAACCCAGTTATGTCTGGATCACCAGCAACAACAACGCGTAACAACGGCGGTAGTGGTGGTGTATTTGTAGAACTACGTGGTTTAGGTTCAGAGCGTACGCTAGTACTTATCAATGGTCGTAAGCCTGTAAGTGCAGACTTCCAGAATATTCCTGCTGCGATGATCGACCGTATCGAAATTCTAAAAGATGGTGCTTCGGTTGCGTATGGCTCGTCAGCAATGGCTGGTGTTGTAAACATCATCACCAAAAAAGAACTTACTGGTGTTGAAGTTAAAGCAACAACGTCTTGGTATGACATGTTTAGTGGTGGTAAAGAGCAAAGCTTCCAACTAGTTGGTGGTAAAGAGTTCGATGCAGGTCATATCACAGTAGGTTTCGATTATACCAAGCAGGATCCAATCTATCAGGGTGATGTGAAAGATGTTAACTTCTTCCAATACCCTTGGCAGGTGCTCTCAGAAGAAGGTGCTAAGAGCTTTTACGAGAACGGTTTAATTCCAGATGGTGACAATGCGAACGTATTCATTTTAGGGTCTGGTTCGACTCCTTGTGGTAATTTCTACGTTGAAGGTAAAGGTAACTTTACCAACGACAAATGCCCAAGTGGTGGTGACGGTAAGCCTTCTCTAAGCGACATGCGTCCATTTGTCGGCGGTGGAGAGGTAAACGATACTTACAATTACAACCCAGTAAACTTAATGCAAACACCTTTTGAAGTCGTTAACTTCTTTGTTGATACTTCATTTGAGTTAAACGATGACCTTGTTGTATATACAGAAACACGCATCAATAAGCGTACCTCAAAACAGGAACTTGCGGCTGTACCTTTCGACACAGCCTATGACCCAGGCTATGTAGTTACACTGTCAAATGGTTCGACGGCTAACGGTGTATCAGCTGATAACTACTATAACCCATTCGGTGAAGATGTTTATCGCTCTCGTCGTCGTATGCTAGAGGGTGGTCGTTACTTTGAACAAGATTATGTTCGTTTCCAACAAGTTGCAGGTCTAAAGGGCGCAATTAACGATAACTGGCAGTTCGATGCTTACTACAACTATGGTGCAAATAGCCTTCAAGATACTGACTTTGGTCAGCTATACGGTCCACACCTAGCAAAAGCTTTAGGCCCATCATTCAAAGATGACGCTGGCAATGTGGTATGTGGTACGCCTGACGCACCTATTTCTGATTGTGTATCGTTAAATGTATTTGGTGGCCCAGGAACTGTGACGCAAGAGATGCTTGACTACATTACTGCTCCACTAGGCGATCACTATAATGATTCATTCCACCAAGTTCGTGTTGACGTGTTTGGTGAGCTATTTGAAGTCCCAGCAGGTTATGTTTCAAGTGCATTTGGCCTTGAGTATTACACCACTGAGTTTGAACAAGTAAATGATTCTGGTAAGTTCTTTGATTCAGTGACTGGTAACACCAGTAAGCCACTAACAGGTCTATCTAAGAACTACACAGCTGCATCGGCAGAGTTCTTGATCCCACTAGTTCGTGATTTAGGTGTTGAATCTGCAGATTTAACGCTAGGTGCACGTTATGACGACTTTAGCACAACTGGTTCAAACTTCTCTTGGATGGCTAAAATTGAGTCAAACATTTTTGATGGCTTAAAGTTCCGTGCAAACTATTCCGAAGTATACCGTGAACCAACGCTAAGCGATTTGTATTCGCCAGAGCTTGATTCATTTGAAAGCGCTTCAGATCCGTGTTCTGCGGCAAACATTGGTGGTTTATCTGCAGCCGGTCAGGCTAAATGTCTTGAAATGGGGGCTCCAGCAGGCGGTCACAACAGTGCTGACGCGCAAGTTCGTACACGTTTAGGTGGCAACACAGGTGTTCAATCTGAAGAAGGCGAAACATTCACTATTGGTTTTGTGTGGGCTCCTGATTTTGTTGAAAACTTAGGTGTCACTATTGATTACTGGGATATCAACATTGAGGGTAAAATTGGTTCTCTAGCAACTGATGATATTCTGCAGGGTTGTTATGCTGGTCTTATCGAAGATATGTGTGCAAAAATCTCACGTGGCTTTGATGGTTCAGTTGACCGTGTAGACAGTCGCACTACAAACTTACAAAGTATGACTGCTCGCGGTATCGACCTTGATGTGAATTATTCATTTGACACAGACTTCGGTGCATTTGTTGCTAGCGTATCATGGACTCACTTCTTAGAGCGTGGAGAAGAAAACTTTGATGGTGAAACAGGTACATTTATCGTTGAAGATCTCGTTGGCAGATTTGAAGATGACACGTCTTACTTTGAAGACAAAATCTTATTCAATCTACGTTATGACCTAGACAACCTACGTGTTGTGTGGGCTGCAAACTATCAGTCTGGTCTTGAGTACGGTGATCTAACTTACATTAAGCGTGATAATTACGATTCACTAGCAGGTTTAGTTGCTAAAGTTGATTCATATGTGTATCACGATTTAACAGCACAATACTCATTTGACACGAACACAACGGTGCAAGCCGGTATTCGTAACCTAACGGACGAGCTACCTCCTTATATTGAAACAGCGTTCAATGCGAACACTGATGAAAGTAACTTCAAGCTATTCGGCCGTCAGTTCTTCTTGGGTGTAACTCAAAAGTTCTAA
- a CDS encoding DNA polymerase II, producing MAQAIYQGFILSRQQMQVNGQLRLCYWLKSQHQLLKVWVEDEQPLFFIKQDKKTEVELLLSRAQLQFSISPSQLKHFDQAPVCVVKFRTLNHFYEAKQLLENKIALYEEDIRHSDRYLMERFIRGAAWVKGKATQKPGYIEITQAQFKACDDYRPHLEMLSIDIECNGEGVLFSVGLVTDTKKLVIMIGEAQHAAVNVVWVEDEIALLEELVKQVNRLDPDVLIGWNVIEFDAAILVERAQANGVALAIGRDGGAMSTFKGNYTRVFIPGRVMLDGIDMMKNATYHFETFKLSFVAEKILGTTKLIAQDDRLEEIIRQFHHDKPALAAYNLQDCQLVLDIFSKLNLLEFALARTQLTGLELEKMGGSVAAFTNLYLPLLHRSGYIAPNLSEHGINFDSPGGYVMDSKPGLYQNILVLDFKSLYPSIIRTFCIDPMGLIEGLQHPEHAIEGFNKGKFSRTEHHLPGLVAALSSAREQAKLDKDMMLSQAIKIIMNSLYGVLGSKGCRFYDPRLASSITMRGHQIMQQTRTWIEQLGYEVIYGDTDSTFVCLPESLRSEACQAIGKQLMIEINERWRVLLTESFGLHSYLEIEFETHYSPFFMPTIRGQEVGSKKRYVGQITDLGEQKLVFKGMETVRSDWTEIAKEYQQAIIRALFDGLDTVEITHQYINEIFAGKVDEKLIYKKKLGKSVELYTKNIPPQVKAAKQAIEDGLLQTAKKGAQIPYYLSTDGPKFAQQGKLVDIDYYQYIEKQILPIYQMLPNASKLSIRSDGQQSFDLI from the coding sequence TTGGCACAAGCGATATATCAGGGCTTTATTTTATCGAGACAGCAGATGCAGGTAAATGGCCAACTGCGCTTGTGTTATTGGCTCAAATCGCAACATCAGTTACTCAAGGTGTGGGTAGAGGATGAGCAGCCACTCTTTTTCATTAAACAAGATAAAAAAACGGAAGTAGAGCTGCTGCTAAGTCGCGCTCAGTTGCAGTTTAGCATCTCGCCAAGTCAACTAAAGCACTTCGATCAAGCTCCTGTTTGTGTTGTGAAATTTCGCACCTTGAATCACTTCTATGAGGCAAAACAGCTACTTGAAAATAAAATCGCGTTATATGAAGAGGATATTCGCCATTCCGACCGCTATTTAATGGAGCGCTTTATTCGCGGAGCTGCTTGGGTCAAAGGTAAAGCCACGCAAAAACCGGGCTATATCGAAATTACTCAGGCGCAATTTAAGGCTTGTGATGATTATAGGCCACACCTTGAAATGCTTTCTATCGATATAGAATGTAACGGCGAGGGGGTCTTATTTTCGGTGGGTTTAGTGACCGATACCAAAAAGCTGGTGATCATGATAGGTGAGGCGCAGCATGCTGCCGTCAATGTCGTTTGGGTTGAAGATGAAATTGCGTTATTAGAAGAGCTGGTCAAGCAAGTGAATCGTTTAGACCCAGATGTGTTAATCGGATGGAATGTGATTGAGTTCGATGCCGCAATACTTGTGGAACGCGCACAGGCTAACGGCGTCGCACTTGCGATAGGGCGAGATGGCGGAGCGATGTCGACCTTCAAAGGTAACTATACCCGGGTGTTTATTCCGGGGAGAGTGATGCTAGATGGCATCGATATGATGAAAAATGCGACCTATCACTTTGAAACATTTAAACTGAGCTTTGTGGCTGAGAAGATTTTGGGTACTACCAAGCTTATCGCACAGGATGACAGGCTTGAGGAAATCATCAGGCAGTTTCATCATGATAAACCGGCGCTCGCAGCGTATAACTTACAAGATTGTCAGTTGGTGCTCGACATTTTTAGTAAACTAAACTTACTTGAATTTGCCCTCGCTCGAACTCAGTTGACGGGTTTGGAACTCGAGAAAATGGGTGGCTCAGTCGCCGCGTTTACCAACTTGTATTTACCGTTACTGCACCGAAGCGGTTACATTGCACCAAATTTATCTGAGCATGGCATTAACTTTGACAGTCCCGGCGGTTATGTCATGGACTCAAAGCCAGGCCTCTACCAAAATATTTTGGTACTCGATTTCAAAAGCCTTTACCCCTCAATTATCCGCACTTTTTGTATTGACCCTATGGGGTTAATAGAAGGATTACAACATCCAGAACATGCCATAGAGGGCTTTAATAAAGGTAAATTTAGCCGCACAGAACATCATTTACCGGGTTTAGTCGCCGCGCTCTCCAGCGCACGTGAACAAGCTAAATTAGACAAAGACATGATGCTCTCACAGGCGATTAAAATCATCATGAATAGCTTGTATGGCGTACTTGGGTCTAAGGGATGTCGCTTTTACGATCCTCGTCTTGCGAGTTCAATAACGATGCGCGGTCATCAAATAATGCAACAAACGCGAACCTGGATTGAACAGCTTGGATATGAAGTGATCTACGGCGATACCGACTCAACTTTCGTCTGTTTACCCGAGTCTTTGCGTAGCGAAGCGTGCCAAGCAATAGGCAAGCAGCTGATGATAGAAATTAACGAGCGCTGGCGCGTTTTACTGACGGAAAGCTTTGGTCTTCACAGTTATTTAGAAATAGAGTTTGAAACACATTATAGCCCATTCTTTATGCCCACCATTCGTGGTCAAGAAGTCGGCTCTAAAAAGCGATATGTTGGGCAGATCACAGATCTTGGCGAGCAAAAGCTGGTTTTTAAAGGAATGGAGACCGTGCGTAGTGATTGGACGGAAATTGCAAAGGAATATCAACAAGCAATTATTCGCGCGCTGTTTGACGGGCTCGACACCGTTGAGATCACTCATCAATACATAAATGAGATTTTCGCTGGAAAAGTAGACGAAAAACTCATTTATAAAAAGAAGCTTGGTAAGTCTGTTGAGTTATATACAAAAAATATCCCTCCTCAGGTAAAAGCGGCGAAACAAGCTATCGAAGATGGATTGTTGCAAACTGCTAAAAAGGGGGCGCAAATACCGTATTATTTAAGTACCGATGGACCCAAGTTCGCGCAGCAAGGCAAGCTCGTAGATATTGATTATTATCAATACATTGAAAAACAAATTCTTCCTATATATCAGATGCTTCCAAATGCATCTAAGCTATCAATTCGTTCCGATGGGCAACAAAGTTTCGATTTGATTTAA